A section of the Streptococcus oriscaviae genome encodes:
- a CDS encoding GNAT family N-acetyltransferase, translating into MKQEDLVREVFYRQYQAHFGAVGRDELEPEDFYLTREKDGEVQGLLHAQKILENIHIKALVVAESYQGQGLGSELIRELESVARDKGASSITLSTKSYQAKDFYLKMAYEMYASLDDVPRKGLTKYHFIKRL; encoded by the coding sequence ATGAAACAAGAGGATTTGGTTCGGGAAGTCTTTTACCGGCAATACCAGGCTCACTTTGGAGCGGTGGGTAGGGACGAGCTGGAACCGGAAGATTTTTATCTGACTCGGGAAAAAGATGGAGAGGTGCAGGGCTTGCTCCATGCGCAGAAGATTTTAGAAAACATTCATATCAAGGCTCTGGTCGTTGCAGAGTCATATCAAGGTCAAGGCTTGGGTTCAGAGCTAATCAGGGAACTGGAGTCTGTGGCGCGTGATAAGGGAGCCAGCAGTATCACCTTGTCGACTAAGTCTTATCAAGCCAAAGATTTTTATCTAAAAATGGCTTATGAGATGTATGCTTCTCTTGATGATGTCCCCCGAAAAGGCCTTACCAAGTATCATTTTATTAAGAGGTTGTAG
- the glnA gene encoding type I glutamate--ammonia ligase, with amino-acid sequence MAITVADIKRDIKEKNVTFLRLMFTDIMGIMKNVEIPATEEQVDKVLSNKAMFDGSSIEGFVRINESDMYLYPDLDTWTIFPWGDENGSVAGLICDVYTTEGKPFAGDPRSNLKKALRHMEKLGFKSFNLGPEPEFFLFKLDEHGNPTLEVNDKGGYFDLAPTDLADNTRREIVNVLTQMGFEVEASHHECAVGQHEIDFKYDDVLSACDKIQLFKLVVKTIARKHGMYATFMAKPKYGIAGSGMHCNMSLFDQEGKNAFYDPKDPNGMELSETAYHFLGGLMKHAYSYTAIMNPTVNSYKRLVPGFEAPVYIAWAGKNRSPLIRVPASRGMSTRLELRSVDPTANPYLALAVLLESGLDGIENKIAAPAPVETNIYVMSEAERKAAGIIDLPSTLHNALKALRKDEVVRAALGEHIYTNFVEAKKIEWASYATYVSQWEIDNYLDLY; translated from the coding sequence ATGGCAATTACAGTAGCGGACATCAAACGCGATATTAAGGAAAAAAATGTAACTTTCCTTCGTTTGATGTTTACAGACATCATGGGCATCATGAAGAATGTGGAGATTCCAGCGACTGAGGAGCAAGTAGATAAGGTTCTATCTAACAAGGCCATGTTTGATGGTTCATCCATCGAAGGCTTCGTGCGAATCAATGAGTCTGACATGTACCTCTATCCTGATTTGGATACTTGGACAATCTTCCCTTGGGGTGATGAAAATGGTTCTGTTGCGGGTTTGATCTGTGATGTCTATACAACTGAAGGCAAGCCATTTGCAGGGGATCCTCGTTCCAATCTGAAAAAAGCACTCCGCCACATGGAAAAACTTGGTTTTAAATCTTTCAACCTTGGGCCAGAGCCAGAATTCTTCCTTTTCAAACTTGACGAGCATGGCAATCCAACTCTTGAAGTGAATGATAAGGGTGGCTACTTTGATTTGGCGCCAACGGACTTGGCGGATAACACCCGTCGCGAGATTGTCAATGTTTTGACCCAGATGGGCTTTGAAGTAGAAGCTAGTCACCATGAGTGTGCGGTGGGTCAGCATGAGATCGACTTTAAGTATGATGACGTTTTGAGCGCTTGCGATAAGATTCAGCTCTTCAAATTGGTTGTTAAGACTATTGCGCGCAAGCATGGTATGTATGCAACTTTTATGGCTAAGCCTAAGTATGGCATTGCTGGTTCAGGGATGCACTGCAATATGTCACTCTTTGATCAAGAAGGCAAGAATGCTTTCTACGACCCTAAAGATCCAAACGGAATGGAATTGTCAGAAACGGCCTACCATTTCCTTGGCGGTTTGATGAAGCATGCTTACAGCTATACAGCTATTATGAACCCAACAGTCAACTCTTATAAGCGTTTGGTTCCTGGTTTTGAAGCACCCGTTTATATCGCTTGGGCAGGGAAAAACCGTTCTCCATTGATTCGTGTACCGGCATCTCGCGGGATGAGTACTCGTTTGGAATTGCGTTCGGTGGATCCAACTGCTAACCCTTACTTGGCACTTGCTGTGCTTCTGGAGTCAGGTTTGGATGGTATTGAAAATAAGATTGCTGCACCTGCTCCGGTTGAAACAAATATTTACGTTATGTCAGAAGCAGAGCGTAAAGCGGCTGGTATCATTGATTTACCGTCAACCTTGCACAATGCCCTCAAGGCACTTCGTAAGGATGAGGTGGTTCGCGCAGCCTTGGGTGAACATATTTACACCAACTTTGTGGAAGCCAAGAAGATTGAATGGGCAAGCTATGCCACTTACGTTTCCCAGTGGGAAATTGATAATTATTTGGATTTGTATTAA
- a CDS encoding MerR family transcriptional regulator, with amino-acid sequence MKERELRRSLAIFPIGSVMKLTDLTARQIRYYEDQGLIKPDRNEGNRRLYSLNDMDLLLEIKDFLDEGLNIAAIKKEYASREVKVHKQTQSLTDEDVRRILHDEFRKQGRFSSPSSIFRSS; translated from the coding sequence ATGAAAGAAAGAGAATTACGCCGTTCCTTAGCGATTTTTCCTATCGGCAGTGTCATGAAACTGACTGACCTGACCGCTCGGCAAATCCGCTACTACGAAGATCAAGGCTTGATTAAGCCTGACCGTAACGAGGGGAACCGTCGTCTTTACTCTTTGAACGACATGGATCTTCTTCTGGAGATTAAGGACTTTTTGGATGAGGGTTTGAACATCGCAGCGATTAAGAAAGAATACGCTAGTCGCGAGGTGAAAGTTCACAAACAAACACAAAGCCTGACTGATGAAGATGTCCGTCGTATCTTACATGATGAATTTCGTAAACAAGGACGTTTTTCAAGTCCTAGCAGCATCTTTCGTTCATCCTAA
- a CDS encoding FUSC family protein encodes MFKQYRFNPKLFKLGMRTLKSGIAVFLVILLFGFFGWQGVQIAALSAVFSLREDFDNSVHFGASRILGNSIGGFFALAFFLLDQWLHNQFWATLLFVPIFVMLTIMTNVAMNNKAGIIGGVSALLIITLSVPDGNTIQYVFVRVFETFIGVFIAILVNYDLNQIKKRFQTK; translated from the coding sequence ATGTTTAAGCAATATCGATTTAACCCAAAACTTTTTAAACTAGGTATGCGCACGCTTAAATCAGGAATAGCGGTTTTTTTGGTTATCCTGCTCTTTGGCTTTTTTGGTTGGCAGGGTGTGCAGATAGCAGCCTTGTCTGCGGTGTTCAGCCTACGAGAGGATTTTGATAATAGTGTGCACTTTGGAGCTTCCCGCATACTGGGCAACTCTATTGGTGGGTTCTTTGCTCTGGCTTTCTTTCTTTTGGATCAATGGCTCCACAATCAATTCTGGGCTACACTTCTTTTTGTACCCATTTTTGTCATGTTGACCATCATGACAAATGTGGCCATGAATAACAAGGCGGGGATCATCGGCGGTGTATCAGCTCTGCTCATTATCACCTTGTCAGTTCCGGACGGAAATACAATCCAGTATGTTTTTGTTCGGGTATTTGAAACATTTATCGGTGTTTTTATAGCTATTTTGGTCAATTATGACCTCAATCAAATAAAAAAACGTTTTCAGACAAAATGA